From the genome of Hymenobacter sp. PAMC 26628, one region includes:
- a CDS encoding fatty acid desaturase, with protein MATAPTAFTVATATEPHRVRTRQIVRAHPEVKQLMTRNPATFLIGAGCVAAQVLIAYLLRDQAWYWTIPVAYLVGAFFSHTLFVVIHEAAHKLVFKGLWKNVATGILANFPSIFPTAISFKNFHIKHHVFQGVHELDADLPDWYEAKLIKNYSIGKAIWLFFFPVFQLIRTIRCREIATVDRYVFANIAAQIAFDVAVVYFFGWTALLYLFLSFWFSVGLHPLGARWIQEHYLTLSDTQETYSYYGRLNGVNLNVGFHNEHHDMPSIPWNNLPKLKQVAPEFYEPLLAHTSYTKLFFQFLFDQEISLYSRIMRKERGTATLKDQSVPDKELISA; from the coding sequence ATGGCTACCGCCCCCACCGCTTTTACCGTGGCCACCGCCACCGAACCGCACCGCGTGCGCACCCGCCAGATTGTGCGGGCGCACCCCGAGGTGAAGCAGCTCATGACCCGCAACCCCGCCACCTTTCTCATCGGGGCGGGCTGCGTGGCGGCGCAGGTACTCATTGCGTATCTGCTGCGCGACCAGGCCTGGTACTGGACCATTCCGGTGGCGTATCTGGTGGGCGCGTTCTTCTCGCACACGCTGTTCGTAGTCATCCACGAAGCGGCCCACAAACTGGTGTTCAAGGGCTTGTGGAAAAACGTGGCCACGGGCATCCTGGCCAACTTCCCCTCGATTTTCCCCACGGCCATCAGCTTCAAAAACTTCCACATCAAGCACCACGTGTTCCAGGGCGTGCACGAATTGGACGCCGACCTGCCCGATTGGTACGAGGCCAAGCTGATCAAAAACTACAGCATCGGCAAGGCCATCTGGCTGTTTTTCTTCCCGGTGTTTCAGCTCATTCGCACCATTCGCTGCCGCGAAATTGCCACCGTCGACCGCTACGTTTTTGCCAACATTGCGGCCCAAATTGCCTTCGACGTGGCCGTGGTGTATTTCTTCGGCTGGACGGCCCTGCTGTACCTGTTCCTGAGCTTCTGGTTTTCGGTGGGCCTGCACCCGCTCGGGGCCCGTTGGATTCAGGAGCACTACCTCACCCTAAGCGACACCCAGGAAACCTACTCCTACTACGGCCGCCTGAACGGCGTGAACCTGAACGTGGGCTTCCACAACGAGCACCACGACATGCCCAGCATTCCGTGGAACAACCTGCCCAAGCTCAAGCAGGTAGCCCCCGAGTTCTACGAGCCGCTGCTGGCCCACACCAGCTACACCAAGCTCTTCTTTCAGTTCCTGTTCGACCAGGAAATCAGCCTCTACTCGCGCATCATGCGCAAGGAGCGCGGCACCGCCACCCTTAAGGACCAGAGCGTGCCGGATAAGGAGTTGATATCGGCGTAG
- a CDS encoding pseudouridine synthase has translation MPTDPSLPHRHFVLHKPYGCLSQFRSEFKGERNKQFLGALHDFPPGTMAIGRLDEASEGLLLLTTDGALSAQVRSPGVEKEYYAQVDGLVTDDALAQLQAGFALRAADGTAYHTAPCQARRLAEAPPFAPRTRKIRDERHGPTSWLAIVLTEGKFRQVRKMTAAVGLPTLRLVRVRVGGVWLGNLAPGEAREVAAFAGCGN, from the coding sequence TTGCCCACTGACCCGAGCCTGCCGCACCGGCACTTCGTGCTGCACAAGCCCTACGGCTGCCTTAGCCAGTTCCGCAGCGAGTTCAAGGGCGAGCGGAACAAGCAGTTTCTGGGGGCCCTGCACGATTTTCCACCCGGCACCATGGCCATCGGCCGCCTCGACGAGGCCAGCGAGGGCCTGCTGCTGCTCACCACCGACGGGGCCCTGAGCGCGCAGGTGCGCAGCCCCGGCGTGGAAAAGGAATACTACGCCCAGGTAGACGGCCTTGTGACCGACGACGCCCTGGCGCAGCTGCAAGCGGGCTTCGCGTTGCGCGCCGCCGACGGCACCGCCTACCACACGGCCCCCTGCCAGGCGCGCCGGCTGGCCGAGGCCCCGCCCTTCGCCCCGCGCACCCGCAAAATCCGCGACGAGCGGCACGGGCCCACCAGCTGGCTGGCCATCGTCCTCACCGAAGGCAAGTTCCGGCAGGTGCGCAAGATGACGGCCGCCGTGGGCCTGCCCACCCTGCGCCTGGTGCGCGTGCGGGTGGGCGGCGTGTGGCTCGGCAACCTGGCCCCGGGCGAGGCGCGCGAAGTAGCGGCCTTCGCCGGGTGCGGCAATTAG
- a CDS encoding cold-shock protein: MGRAQETFGKKENEKKRLKKKNDKEEKREQRKANAKPGQSLDEMLAYVDENGNISTTPPDPTKKRVIKTEDIRIGIARQEDLPQEDPVRTGTVAFFNDSKGYGFIKDSQTQESIFVHANGLAGGPIKEGDKVNFEVEMGQKGPTAVRVKAASATPPPAPAPAAQ; encoded by the coding sequence ATGGGAAGAGCACAAGAAACGTTCGGTAAAAAAGAGAACGAAAAAAAGCGGCTAAAAAAGAAAAACGATAAAGAAGAAAAGCGCGAGCAGCGCAAGGCCAACGCCAAGCCCGGCCAGAGCCTGGACGAGATGCTGGCCTACGTGGACGAGAACGGCAACATCTCCACCACCCCGCCCGACCCGACCAAGAAGCGCGTCATCAAAACCGAAGACATCCGCATCGGCATTGCCCGGCAGGAAGACCTGCCCCAGGAAGACCCGGTGCGCACCGGCACCGTGGCATTCTTCAACGACTCGAAGGGCTACGGTTTTATTAAAGATTCGCAGACCCAGGAGAGCATCTTTGTGCACGCCAACGGCTTGGCCGGGGGCCCCATCAAGGAGGGCGACAAAGTGAACTTCGAGGTGGAAATGGGCCAGAAGGGCCCCACCGCCGTGCGCGTGAAAGCCGCCAGCGCCACCCCGCCGCCAGCCCCAGCTCCGGCCGCTCAATAA
- a CDS encoding SDR family oxidoreductase, whose product MSDKPTIFPPQSQDAGAGKPGLEYKMTPEPEFIREGYKGADKLKGKIALITGGDSGIGRAVAVHFAVEGADVAICYFPTEQEDAEKTQELVRGYGRRCLLLPGDLKIPAFCEEIVERTVAEYGQLDVLVNNAAEQNWHDSLEEITNEELDSIFNLNIIAMFRITRTALKHLKEGAAIVNTTSVNAYKGNEALLDYTSTKGAIEGFTRALSLQLIKKGIRVNSVAPGPIWTPFITGAGMLKIPLFGHDTPMGRCGQPSEVAPAYVFLASEDASYFSGQTLHPNGGSVVNA is encoded by the coding sequence ATGTCTGACAAACCCACCATTTTCCCGCCCCAGTCCCAGGACGCGGGCGCCGGCAAACCCGGCCTCGAATACAAAATGACCCCCGAGCCGGAGTTTATCCGCGAAGGCTACAAGGGGGCCGATAAGCTGAAGGGCAAAATTGCCCTCATCACGGGCGGCGACTCAGGCATTGGCCGGGCCGTGGCCGTGCACTTCGCCGTGGAGGGGGCCGACGTGGCCATCTGCTACTTCCCTACCGAGCAGGAAGATGCCGAAAAAACCCAGGAACTGGTGCGGGGCTACGGCCGCCGCTGCTTGCTGCTGCCCGGCGATTTGAAAATCCCCGCCTTTTGCGAGGAAATCGTGGAGCGCACCGTGGCCGAGTACGGCCAGCTGGACGTGCTGGTGAACAACGCCGCCGAACAGAACTGGCACGACTCGCTCGAGGAAATCACCAACGAGGAGCTCGACAGCATCTTCAACCTCAACATCATTGCCATGTTCCGCATCACGCGCACGGCCCTGAAGCATTTGAAGGAAGGCGCGGCTATTGTCAACACCACGTCGGTGAACGCCTATAAGGGCAACGAGGCGCTGCTCGACTACACCTCCACCAAGGGGGCCATCGAGGGCTTCACGCGGGCACTGTCGCTGCAACTCATCAAGAAAGGCATTCGGGTAAATTCGGTGGCCCCGGGCCCCATCTGGACGCCGTTCATTACGGGGGCTGGGATGCTGAAAATCCCCCTCTTTGGCCACGACACCCCGATGGGCCGTTGCGGCCAGCCCTCGGAAGTGGCCCCGGCCTACGTGTTCCTGGCTTCGGAAGACGCCTCGTACTTCTCGGGCCAAACGCTGCACCCCAACGGCGGCTCGGTGGTAAACGCGTAG
- a CDS encoding phosphatase PAP2 family protein has translation MLLRYPHRRGPWQRLALPLTLLFALGPAAAAPAPRPDSVAVPHPAVLADTIRPAAAGPPADSLPAKPGHARRTDYMVAPGVTWHYEKPRPFQWLYHIPRDVAEMPGYAFKKKNVPVLAGIVGSSAVLFAFDQLIIDGVQRGSRGLGITAEDKQRNLFRLPFHVGSINLPIEYNAPDNFNTSLYFLGDGWTHLTIASSFLAYGIFGHDNRALQTSSQLGEAILTTGLATQLIKHLTGRQSPNVSTKPRGEWDLLPNYNDYQNAVPQHDAFPTGHLATAMATVTVIADNYPEYRFIRPVGYGLMTVLGAAMLNNGVHWASDYPLGIALGYGFAKIAVAHGRTRLNPVTGLARPRPWYRQAQPAPFVYGPFTGASLTWRW, from the coding sequence ATGTTACTACGCTACCCGCATCGGCGGGGGCCGTGGCAGCGCTTGGCGCTGCCGTTGACCTTGCTGTTTGCCCTGGGCCCGGCCGCCGCCGCGCCCGCCCCGCGCCCCGACTCGGTGGCTGTCCCCCACCCCGCCGTGCTAGCCGATACCATTCGCCCCGCCGCCGCAGGGCCCCCCGCCGACTCTCTGCCCGCTAAGCCCGGCCACGCCCGCCGCACCGATTATATGGTGGCCCCGGGCGTGACCTGGCACTACGAAAAGCCCCGGCCCTTCCAGTGGCTCTACCACATCCCGCGCGATGTGGCGGAGATGCCGGGCTACGCCTTTAAGAAGAAAAATGTGCCCGTGCTGGCCGGCATTGTGGGCAGCAGCGCCGTGCTGTTCGCCTTCGACCAGCTGATCATCGACGGGGTGCAGCGCGGCAGCCGGGGCCTGGGCATCACCGCCGAAGACAAGCAGCGCAACCTGTTCCGCCTGCCCTTCCACGTCGGCAGCATCAACCTGCCCATCGAGTACAACGCGCCCGACAACTTCAACACCTCGCTGTACTTCCTCGGCGACGGCTGGACGCACCTCACCATTGCCAGCAGCTTTTTGGCGTACGGCATTTTTGGGCACGACAACCGGGCCCTGCAAACCTCCAGCCAGCTCGGCGAGGCCATCCTCACCACTGGCCTGGCCACGCAGCTCATCAAGCACCTCACCGGCCGCCAAAGCCCCAATGTGTCGACCAAGCCCCGGGGCGAGTGGGACCTGCTGCCCAACTACAACGACTACCAAAACGCCGTGCCCCAGCACGATGCTTTCCCCACCGGGCACCTGGCCACGGCCATGGCCACGGTCACAGTCATCGCCGACAACTACCCCGAGTACCGCTTCATCCGCCCCGTAGGCTACGGCCTGATGACGGTGCTGGGCGCCGCCATGCTCAACAACGGCGTGCACTGGGCTTCCGACTACCCGCTGGGCATCGCCTTGGGCTACGGCTTCGCCAAAATTGCCGTGGCCCATGGCCGCACCCGCCTCAACCCGGTTACCGGCCTGGCCCGGCCCCGGCCCTGGTACCGGCAGGCGCAGCCCGCGCCGTTCGTGTACGGGCCCTTCACGGGGGCCAGCCTCACGTGGCGCTGGTAG
- a CDS encoding TolB family protein, whose protein sequence is MRRLLLGALGGLFLAGAAGAQSLPVISQNPPDLRWREVRTPHFRVLYPVGLDSAAQRTAGRLEAVHGPDGATLGVQARPIAVVLQNQTTVSNGFVTFLPRHAEFFTTPQQGQGLGTVDWLDGLVVHEFRHVNQFDKARQGVGRALVPLLGDGALGVAAVGVPQWFFEGDAVGAETALTRSGRGRIPYFGLGLRANLLSGRRYNYQKAVNGSLRDNVPDWYVLGYFMTSYLKAHRGPAAWARVLDAYYRFPFYPFSFSNSIRRTAGLRVEALYARTMAELDSTWRTEQAARPAPTPVRELAGQAGTRIFTQYQYPQYVNDSTVLALKSGLNNIPQLVQLGRHGREQKVFTPGLINIPEQLSVGGGAAVWPEFRQQPRWGQRVYSELKILDLKTGRLRAVGRGGRFAAAALSPDGTRLVAVRTSEAYRHALVVLDARSGALLQTLPNPGNALYQQPRWLPDGRRVVAVTLRAAGKTLEIIDPATGAAQPLLPTANVNLTNPQPWGDYVLYNSPQTGVDNIYAVSLKNGLTYQVTNRPFGAYHAAVSPGGRTLAFHDYRATGARVVEMPLDPTTWTALGAPATADVPGPYAAALAAGEPAGPRIATLLASPDSAGPRYGVRRYRPLAHAFRVFSYGAVQSPAGNAVSVGVRSQDFLSTTQAFAGLSYDQTERTVAATGALSYQGRFPVLDVEASYGGRNSTRYFDRAAPLDSLRPARWQYARVLAGVRVPLVLTRSKYLQALTLGAYYLHERVYNYPATLRNRDETGPTTPLHALQTSLAYASQLKQSARDVAPRGGATLLATYRTTPFGTALQASQIGAQAAVYLPGLAAHHALRLRAGYQYQQQSQYNFTAAISYPRAETSYISFDRLAAASADYNLPLAFVHWSVGRVLYVQRLRADVFADVARGSSLITVPVSGVPVRTRAYQDFRNGGADLLALFNVFHLRTPVEAGVRIAYSSYLQRVVVQTLAFNVRL, encoded by the coding sequence ATGCGTCGTTTGTTGCTGGGGGCCCTGGGGGGCCTGTTTCTTGCCGGGGCTGCGGGGGCCCAAAGCCTGCCCGTTATTAGCCAAAACCCGCCCGACTTGCGCTGGCGCGAGGTGCGCACGCCGCACTTCCGGGTGCTGTACCCGGTGGGGCTGGACTCGGCGGCGCAGCGCACGGCCGGGCGGCTGGAGGCCGTGCACGGGCCCGACGGCGCCACGCTGGGCGTGCAGGCCCGGCCCATCGCCGTGGTGCTGCAAAACCAAACGACCGTGAGCAACGGCTTCGTGACGTTTTTGCCGCGGCACGCCGAGTTTTTCACTACCCCGCAGCAGGGCCAGGGCCTGGGCACCGTGGACTGGCTCGACGGGCTGGTGGTGCACGAGTTCCGGCACGTGAACCAGTTTGACAAGGCGCGGCAGGGCGTGGGGCGGGCGTTGGTGCCGCTGCTCGGCGACGGGGCCCTGGGCGTAGCGGCGGTGGGCGTGCCGCAGTGGTTTTTCGAGGGCGACGCCGTGGGCGCCGAAACCGCCCTCACGCGCAGCGGCCGCGGGCGCATCCCGTACTTCGGCCTGGGCCTGCGCGCCAACTTGCTAAGCGGCCGGCGGTACAATTACCAGAAAGCGGTGAACGGCTCGCTGCGCGACAACGTGCCCGACTGGTATGTGCTGGGTTATTTCATGACCTCGTACCTGAAAGCGCACCGGGGCCCCGCCGCCTGGGCCCGCGTGCTGGACGCCTACTACCGCTTCCCGTTCTACCCGTTCTCGTTCTCGAACAGCATCCGCCGCACCGCCGGCCTGCGGGTGGAAGCCCTCTACGCCCGCACCATGGCCGAGCTCGACTCGACTTGGCGCACCGAGCAAGCCGCCCGGCCCGCGCCCACGCCGGTGCGCGAGCTGGCCGGGCAGGCCGGCACGCGCATCTTCACGCAGTACCAATACCCGCAGTACGTGAACGACAGCACGGTGCTGGCCCTGAAAAGCGGCTTGAATAATATCCCGCAGCTGGTGCAGCTGGGCCGCCACGGGCGCGAGCAGAAAGTGTTCACCCCGGGCCTGATTAACATTCCGGAGCAGCTCTCGGTGGGCGGCGGGGCGGCGGTGTGGCCCGAGTTCCGGCAGCAGCCGCGCTGGGGGCAGCGGGTGTATTCGGAGCTGAAAATCCTGGACTTGAAAACCGGCCGGTTGCGCGCCGTGGGCCGGGGCGGGCGCTTCGCCGCCGCCGCCCTCTCGCCCGACGGCACCCGCCTGGTGGCCGTGCGCACCAGCGAGGCCTACCGCCACGCGCTGGTGGTGCTCGACGCCCGCTCGGGGGCCCTGCTGCAAACCCTGCCCAACCCCGGCAACGCTCTCTACCAGCAGCCGCGCTGGTTGCCCGATGGCCGCCGCGTGGTGGCCGTCACGCTCCGCGCCGCCGGTAAAACGCTGGAAATCATCGACCCTGCTACCGGCGCGGCCCAGCCCCTGCTGCCCACGGCCAACGTGAACCTGACCAACCCCCAGCCCTGGGGCGACTATGTGCTGTACAATTCGCCGCAAACGGGGGTGGACAATATTTACGCCGTCAGCCTGAAAAACGGCTTGACTTATCAAGTGACGAACCGGCCCTTTGGGGCGTACCACGCGGCCGTGTCGCCCGGCGGCCGCACCCTGGCTTTCCACGATTACCGCGCTACTGGGGCGCGGGTGGTGGAAATGCCCCTCGACCCCACCACTTGGACTGCCCTGGGGGCCCCCGCCACCGCTGACGTGCCGGGGCCCTACGCCGCCGCCCTGGCCGCCGGCGAGCCCGCGGGGCCCCGCATCGCTACGCTGCTGGCCTCACCCGATTCGGCGGGCCCGCGCTACGGGGTGCGACGCTACCGGCCGCTGGCCCACGCCTTCCGGGTGTTCAGCTACGGCGCGGTGCAGAGCCCGGCCGGCAACGCGGTGAGCGTGGGCGTACGCTCGCAGGATTTTCTGAGCACCACCCAGGCCTTCGCTGGCCTGAGCTACGACCAGACGGAGCGCACCGTGGCCGCCACCGGGGCCCTGAGCTACCAGGGCCGCTTCCCGGTGCTGGACGTGGAGGCGAGCTACGGCGGCCGCAACTCGACGCGCTACTTCGACCGGGCCGCGCCGCTCGACAGCCTGCGCCCGGCCCGCTGGCAGTACGCCCGGGTGCTGGCCGGCGTGCGCGTGCCGCTGGTGCTCACCCGCTCGAAGTACTTGCAGGCCCTCACGCTGGGAGCCTATTACCTGCACGAGCGGGTGTACAACTACCCCGCCACCTTGCGCAACCGCGACGAAACGGGCCCCACCACGCCGCTGCACGCCCTGCAAACCAGCCTGGCCTACGCGAGCCAGCTCAAGCAGAGCGCCCGCGACGTGGCGCCCCGCGGCGGGGCCACGCTGCTGGCCACCTACCGCACCACGCCCTTCGGCACGGCCTTGCAAGCCAGCCAAATAGGGGCCCAGGCGGCGGTGTACCTGCCCGGCCTGGCCGCCCACCACGCCCTGCGCCTGCGCGCTGGCTACCAGTACCAGCAGCAAAGCCAGTACAATTTCACGGCCGCCATTTCGTACCCACGGGCCGAAACCAGCTACATCAGCTTCGACCGCCTCGCTGCCGCCAGCGCCGATTACAACTTGCCGCTGGCCTTTGTGCACTGGTCGGTGGGCCGCGTGCTTTACGTGCAGCGCCTGCGGGCCGACGTATTCGCCGACGTGGCCCGCGGCAGCAGCTTAATAACGGTGCCCGTGAGCGGCGTGCCTGTGCGCACCCGCGCCTACCAGGACTTCCGCAACGGTGGCGCCGACCTACTGGCCCTGTTCAACGTCTTCCACCTGCGCACGCCCGTCGAGGCCGGTGTGCGTATCGCCTACAGCAGCTATTTGCAGCGGGTAGTGGTGCAAACGCTGGCCTTCAACGTGCGGCTATAA
- a CDS encoding head GIN domain-containing protein — MRTSSLTRFFDTAVAVALALTATGAIAQQRQARPVSGSFEQVESSGGIDVYLSQGPVAAVAVEALPEALPHVVTEVRNGTLSIHWEKDFSWQKMFSWNSLSGRQRSVKVYITAPRLTGLALSGGADAHGQTPLVADEFSIRASGGSDVTLRLQAKTVRAESSGGSDVTLTGKVERQDMRFSGGSDYHGLGLQSTTATINASGGSDADVWVDGELTANTSGGSDLRYKGNGRLTNPRRNDGDDVKHVR; from the coding sequence ATGAGGACTTCTTCCCTTACTCGCTTCTTTGATACGGCCGTGGCCGTGGCCTTGGCCCTCACCGCCACCGGCGCGATAGCCCAGCAGCGGCAGGCGCGCCCGGTGAGCGGCAGTTTTGAGCAAGTCGAGTCCAGCGGCGGCATCGACGTGTACCTCTCCCAGGGCCCCGTGGCGGCCGTGGCGGTGGAGGCCCTGCCCGAGGCGCTGCCCCACGTGGTGACGGAGGTGCGCAACGGCACCTTGTCCATCCACTGGGAAAAGGATTTCTCGTGGCAGAAAATGTTTTCGTGGAACAGCCTGAGCGGCCGGCAGCGTAGCGTGAAGGTGTACATCACGGCCCCGCGCCTGACGGGCCTCGCGCTGAGCGGCGGGGCCGACGCCCACGGCCAAACCCCGCTCGTGGCCGACGAATTCAGCATCCGGGCCAGCGGCGGCTCCGACGTGACGCTGCGCTTGCAGGCCAAAACGGTGCGCGCCGAATCGTCGGGCGGCTCCGACGTGACGCTGACCGGCAAGGTGGAGCGCCAGGATATGCGCTTCAGCGGCGGCTCAGACTACCACGGCTTAGGCCTGCAAAGCACCACGGCCACCATCAACGCCAGCGGCGGCTCCGACGCCGACGTGTGGGTGGACGGCGAGCTGACGGCCAACACCTCCGGCGGCTCCGACCTGCGCTACAAGGGCAACGGCCGCCTCACCAACCCCCGCCGCAACGACGGCGACGATGTGAAGCACGTGCGGTAA